The window AAGGGTTTCTCATTAGCCAAGAGTCAAGACCTATTTCTACAACACATCCCTAAATAGTTGGCTTATTCAACTAGCTAACTAATTAATAGCCAATAAAAATAGACAACACTCTTTGCTAGTCATACAAACTCACAGTCATTTTTCAAACCCTcaataatttttctttcttaatttCTCTAAAATTTCCATTAgcaaaaaaatttctcaaaaatggAGGGGTATCAGTTTCGAGGAaaagttaaagaaaaataaatcaaccCAAAAGACTAatgattttctaaaatataaacACTAAATTATATTTAAGTGGCTTAATTCATTATGTAACGTAGGAAGAATTTGCTGAAGTTACGAGATCGAAAATAGAGAAGACTGAAGCAGATAGAGAATATTGGCTAAGAATTTGCAGAAACTTTCTTAAGGAAAAACAATCATTTTGCAAGGAGTTATACATTGACCTTGCTTAACTCGTCTAATGCAATTATTATGTAATTAGTAGTattgtttttgtaatgtatataCTCTTTCTTTTTTAATCTAGATTTTGTCTATGAATTTGACCCATGAAGTATTTGTTTAATAATACCTTATTTGATTGACAAAGGAAATAAATTTCTATGGAGATTTTTGATTGTTAGAGAGATAGAAGAATTAattaaaaggtaaataaaagtcaaactaagaaaataaagttagttaGATAGATGATTAAAAGAATTTTATTGTTAGAGAAGTggaagaattaattaaaaaataatgaaaaatggaaAAAGTTAGAGTATCATTTCTTCAATATTATATGTTAGGATTTAATGGTATTGACTTTATTTCATTGTGTGTTTtattatctttaaaaaaaaaatggtttggGCATTTGTATCGGCTTCACTCGGGTATTCAAATGCCCGCCCGAATAATTGGCATTTTGcacctttttttcttttattttctttgtcatTTATCACTCCATCTTTCAATGTAGCCCTACAATGACTTCAATAAACTCgatttttcatcattttcagCTCAATTACATGCTTAATTGATCGcccaaaagtaccaaaaattatacataattcAGTGGTATACAATTGAAATATGTGAATCAACTTCGAAATGCAGCATAATTTATGCAAGTATAGAAGTTTATTAATATGTAATACAACAAAATGTATTCCCACGTCGAAttcattttacattattttagatTATGATAACATTCCTACTCTTCAACAAATTGAGAATCCTATTCCCATGTGGAAATTTACTCTTAATATATGTCATATACAATATATTGTACAAAATTCCTATTGATTATTCTACACCCTTTAACAACATGGACAATGAATCTTATCATTTGAAGATGTGGAAAACGACAATTAAAAGTCTATGCTTAAGACAAGCTTTATACTTCCTAACAGGAAAAGAAATAGAAAAGATAGgaatcttatttaattaatgttcCGGCTGTGGAGAAAAGATCAACACCCTTAAcaaagatgaagagaatgtcttTAAGGTTCACAGTGTATATGAACTACTGGGGAGGTCTGAGTTGCTTTTCCGACTGTTTCACCGTGTTTTCTAGAACAAGGTAGCAAACAAGGGTCGGAGAGGGGTCCTCCGAGGGTCCTCCTTCGATGATTAAGTCAGTAAGGGTTTTGAGATGATTGCTGATAAAGTTTATAAGGAATTAGAGTTATTTCTGTACGAGAGAATAATGCTTGGGTTTTAGTGCAAAAGTTACATTGCCTTTGGTGATGCATGGCATCGTATATTTATAGTGGTGTGCCTTAGGAGAGGTTCCCAAAACCCTAATGGCAGTTTTGGCTTTTACCTCGAATGGGATCTTTTTCGGGAtcagtggaaagagaaatagaatattttgtaaGTCTATGTGGTGTCCGGTGATTTTGTGGTCTTTATACCATGGGCCTCACTCTCTGTCTTTTAGTACACTTACCTAGGTCGGGTACGAGGTAGGTGTGGTGCCTTGCCTTATACAAGTGTTGACAGCTTTTCTGAGTACAACTGCAGTTATCTCCTGCCACGTCATCATTTCTGTTGTTATCATTCTACAGGGTTAAACATTCTACAAGTATTTATGTTACTTCTACCTCTGCCAGGGTCCTTTTGATATGCCCCTACTGCCTCTGTGAGTCCTATTGTCCTGACTCTTAGCTGGGGAACAGGTTTAATCCTCCAGGGAGCTAAGTTGTCTTTCCCAGGGAGCCAAGACCTCTGAAGGAGTTTTCTCCCCTTTTAGGGTCTTGGGATTAGGGATCCTGTTCCAGCACATACAATTTTCCCTTCAGGCCTGTTTAGTCATGTTAGAAGGAGTCAACACGTCTGATTCTGGTTTATGTTCTTGCTTTTGAGTGTTCTTCAGAGTTGGAGTGTTTATTTCTGCAAgtttttgaaagaaaatttcCATTTCTTTACTCATTAGTAAAGCTCTCAAAGCCAACGTCAAGGCAACCGACCCTGACAACATCCCGATTGAGGTATGGAGATGTTTAGGAGAAGATGAAATTCAGTGGTTGACTAACCTTTTCAATGTTATCTGGAGGACACATAGAATGCCCGAAGAATAGAGGAGCAGTACACTTATCCCTCTATATAAAAACAAAGGCGACGCACAAGTCCATGGGAATTATAGAGGGATTAAACTTCTCTActacacaatgaaattgtgacAAAGAGTGTTAGAGAAGAGGATCAGACAAGAGGCGGTGGTTAGAGAACATCAATTTGGTTTTATGCCAAGGAGATCTACGACTGAGGTCATACATGTGTTAAGAAGATTGATGGAAAAATATAGGGAAAGGAGAGAGGATTTGCATATGGTGTTTATAGATTTGGAGAAGgcttatgatagcataccacgatgTATCATATGGGAGAGTCTAGAGGCTAAAGGAGTCTCGAGGAGTCATATTGAAGTCATACGAGACATGTATGATGGAGCATCAACTAACATATAGACACCCGTTGGGATTACATCAGGGATCGACACTAAGCGCTTTCCATTTTGCAGTAATCATAGATGAGCTCTCCAAGTCTATCTGGGAGACTGTGTCATGGTGCATGCTTTTTGCTGACGATATAGTGTTGGTCACAGAAACTAGCAAAGAGGCTAACACTAAATTAGAAGAATGGATGACAGTTTTAGAAAGTCGAGGGTTGCGTATAAGCCGTACAAAGACAGAATATTTGAGATACAATTTTAGTGGTGATGAACATCATGATTGCCCAGACGTGACAATTGGAGAAGATGTAGTTGCAAGTACGACTAAGTTCAAGTATCTAGGATATGTTATCCAAAGTGATGGAGAGATAGATGGAGATCTTACgcatcgtatacaagcgggttggcttaagtggcgatCAGCTACTGGAGTGTTATGTGATAAGAAGTTTCCGATCAGACTGAAAGGTAAGTTCTACAGAGTTATTATTAGGCCAGCTTTATTGTACGAAACAGAATGTTGGCCTATTAAAAAGATCCATGAACAAAAGATGGAAGTGGCAGAGATAAGGTGGATGTGCGGTAACACCATAATGGACAAAATCAAGAACCAGGAGTTTACAAAGAAGTTAGGCATTGCCCCATTATCTgctaaaatgcataaaaataggttaagatggtttggacatgtgcaaagaAAAACTGTCGACTGCCCCGTTAGAAGGATAGAAAGCATCATAGTAGAGGGTAAAATAAGTCAAAGAAGACCTAACAAAATGTGGGTTGAGCAAATAAAGAACGACCTAAGTGAGATGCACCTCTCCGTGGACCTGACTTGGGATAGAAATAGTTAGAGAAGTCAAATTCATATTTTAGACTACTGGTAATTTCTTTAGTTGTCTTTTTTTTCAAGCAGATGTTTATTCTGTGAAAATGTCGTCACCCAAATCCTATTTATACAGGGCTTCTACATGTTTGAAGGGTAAAATCGACCGTTTTCCTCTAGTTCTCCCTGTGAAGGGAGTATGAATATGGGTTGTTCGTCACCTTCTCTCATCCAGACCCTGCTTCCAAACGAGACATTgggtaatgatgatgatgagttttcttttcataaaattaattacaaaatcaccctcttataatttaaaattaagccTTAATAACTTTAGGTTgcacttaatttaaaattataaaaaattgaaaatgtaaAAATGTACACAAAGCAAAAATTTAACAAGATCAtcattgactatatttttagatATACATTACGaacaaaaagctaaaaaatattACTTGAAGGCTGAAGCATAATAGTTACTCCTATAACTATTATACAAgcgtaaaaaataaaacaagagGTAGTATTATATAAGCTACAGTTTGAACAGTTCTAAGTAGTAATGCATAGTACTTCATTGGACAAGAAAACTTATTAGTTTTCTACAACCAACATAATTTAGGATAAAATGCTTTATTCCAATTCCAAAATACTGGATTCTGGAAATGTAATCACAATTTACAAACACTGTTATAGGTCAAATTGAAGATACAGATTTCTTATACATCTATAAATCTTGCAAAACATTCAATAGAGATTCAAGAACCCAAAGCCTATACGAGATCGTTGAATGATACAAGATGCTACATAAGGAATGTGATAACCTAGCAACAGAAAAAATACAGAAATTTATAGCCTGTCCAGTGTCCAGtgcattattttttatcttGCGTCTTTCTCGCTGTGTAAAAGCTAACAGTTAACAGCTCCAATGGTTACAAAATACAACAATCCAATTGAGGATATATGTTAAATGTTCAACTTGTATAACCTCCATTCTGTTTGTTTTTTTCTATTCATAAGTATCCGATGACAACACCAAAATATACAGCATCGTTTATCCCGAAAGTTGCATTGCTACTTCTGCACTTTTTGCTATGTAAATTTTTGATGATCTTTTTTGCTTTGAACCCCAACAAAGGTTTGCCACAAGCATCCTTTTTTTGGAAACAAGGATATCTAAGTTGATCTTTCTTTTGGCACCGAGATATCCTTGACAGTTAACAGCACCACAGTGACACTTGACCTCTGGTCCAAATTGCACAAACCTATGAAATGCAGAGACAACCGCCATAATTAAACGAAGCGAAATGCTGCTGATCTAGAATATACTTCCAGGAGAGGGTAGAGGAGTGACATTGATGACATTGTTTGAGAAAACAAAGGTGAAAGCTCAAACAGATGAAATGTAGAATTTCTGATTGTACATACATTGGATGAGCCGCTCACAATGCAGAATGGAAACCAAAATCCATCGGTTATCAAGACTCAAAGAAACTACAAAGCATGTACTATCACAATGAGGTTAAGGGTGTACCGTGTATCATAATACATAAGTTTGAGTTGAATCATAGGAATAAAGGGTTCAGACTTGAGACAAAGCAAACCAACATTAATTGTAGAACAAGGGTAAAAGGAGATTGTACCTGTAATCATACGTCAACGGTTCTCCAACTTCTATTGATCGTGCCGCAAAGACGCCCACACGTATTTCCCCTTCTACTTGCCTTCgataaaaaaatcatatgatTAATGACATTGATTTTTAGAGCAGCTTGAGATACAAAAATGGCAGGCAGGTTTCAGAAAATGACATCTTGATACTCAAAAATATTTTACCCTGAAATATATAAGGTTTTATCTAGGCTGCTCCAAAGACTTGAGATCGATGTTACAATAATTTTGTAGGAGACTTTGCATGCAAGACTAGAAGAAAAGCAAATGACATGGATAGAACACTGCAAGTGTCTCTTTAAGAAAAGGTTCACCTACATTGCTTAATGTTATATATAAGCTTTACATTTCTAATCTATCAATCAACAGTATTTCAATTAGCCATTGAAAGCCAGTTTTTCCAGATTACAAGGAACCAAAAGCGTACTCTCAATTACCTATCAATACATCTTTCTCGCCATGAAATACAGAATAGAAAATGTCAAGAGATTACTAAGCTAACGAAACACACCCCATCCCCCACTATGCAGGGACAATGTGATCACCAAAACCAACATCACACATAGAAGCACTGAGTTCTGTGTTTCATCCTTGCTATACAGTAACTTACAACCACCTACTACCTTTACTCGAATAGCTTACTGCAGCAAATGGACAATACCATATCATTAACCTAACAACCACCTCCTAAACATGAATCATATCATCAAAATGATAGTGTTAAATCGTCTTTGACCTTATAAGTGAGTGAAACAGCATATACATTAATTAAAACATAACATAAAGCCGTAACGTGATAAAATTTGCTGCAGAAATCTATTCAAAAAACAGATATGGTTCAAAAGCATAATAGTGCGAAAATTCAGGTTAAACGTGTAAATTTCAAATGCGGGTAGACATCAGCAAGCAAAATCACAACACCTTGACAAGAACAAGTTGAATTggataaaaattataatcaagctCATTCCAAATTATAATCGAAAAATCACAAGGACCATGTAGATTCCCATGGAATAGAACTCAATTTCCACATAACCAAATATGGATGAACCATGAATTTTTTCAACAAAAAGTCAAACCATAATTAAGTTTATGGTGGCCAAATAAGACACAGTAAGCTAACTGAATCCCATAAGAGAATTAAATGTCAATGAAGCATCTTGCTTCGGATTAACACCTAAAATCATATAAGTTTACAAACTATTAGGACCGTAAAAGTAACTCACCATTTCTCCAATTTGCAGTTAGGATCACAACTATGATTCAGGAAACGAGATGTATTCCCCTTGAAAGTTGCATCAATTGTGAAGTCTTTGCGGATTTCACACATGTAAAAATTTTTCACTTCTTTGTTTTTCATATCCCAAAGCCTTTGCGTACATACCAGATCATCTATGACTGGTCAAGAAACAGCGATAGAGGTTACAAGTATACAAAACATGTATATGCATGATTCCAACAAGTAGTATTGACAAATTATAGCCAAAAAAATAGCTAATAGTTGCTAAAAGATTTTCCAATAAAGTAAGCAAGTCCATAAGTATATACTTCAGTCATGACATACAAATGCAAGGAGCTTTTAGGCCTTGGCAGATTATAGAATAATGGAATAAAAATCCATCAACATTCAATTGAGTATGAGCAATAAAATTTCGTTTCTAAAGTGTGTCACAACAGAGGGAACCCTCAGAAAGAATAGACCATGATCAAAATTTTTAGCAAAAACGACAGCCTCTTGGTGCTTCTTTCCAGAAAAAATGAGAAACAGCGAAAGTTGATGTTTTGGCTCTTCAATGGACTAGGATTTAGAAAAACAATACAACTAAAAGAGAAACTACAATTCAAGATACAAAATAATAGCTTAGAAGCATAGTGCAAAATTTTATCTGTGACACCGTATAGCAACCATTAGACCAGTGCAACGGGTCGGATAAAGGTCGGATCGGGCTCTACTTAAAACGGGCCGCATCTaacaaaatactccctcctattcagctgaagtgtcccatttccttttatggtcaagtcaccttaaatgtcccatttttatttttggcatggatttttgactattatacccttagtactttatcctattttcaattataccctttaTTACCCTTACTAATTTTCCCTCccttataattaatcaacataatTAAATCTTAATTAATCCTAATTAATCCCACCCATTTACACTCCCTCCCTTTATAAACCTAAAACCCTACCCATTCCCCATTTGATATTCTGCCGTTTTCTCTTAATCTTCCATTGAaagcttcaccttcttccttatcgtgtttcttgttcttctctgaaaaccctaaatctggGTTGAAGGttcaccatcttcctttatTTCTTCTGTGTAGTTGTCATGGCAAACTCCAGTTCGCCTTTAAAATCCCCCCTGAAGAATCGTAACTCGACAATCGACTCACCcatgaaaaaccctaactcgCGTACTTCTTTACTTCTGAGAATCCCCAAATCTCCTTACAAATCGCCTTCTAAGATAGACTTAAAGGGGGTCGATGATGGAAACCCTAGATCTGGACTGAAATCGTTTGAGGAAGAGTCTTATGATTACAATGATGACTCCACTTCTGTTGAGACTGATCTTAAGTGGGGAAGAGAACTTGACTCTGaaggtgaacccatttacacacctgagcctgatatgtatcctgatcgtgaatattcttccattgatgctgttttttcgaatactgattgtgaagaagaagattggcttgataagcttggtcctttctcaagtgagtttctgtttgtgttggtgcatgttcattttgactgatgatgatttttaagtTAAACGTTTTTTTATGCATTTAATTTCATTGCTCTGTGATCTCAAAGTGAGAGCAGTTTTAGCCACCAAAAAATCGAACAAAGGGGGTTTGGATTGTTTAACAACGTTTAATGCACAAAGATGTTCGATTTTATActcaatgatttcaaaaaaaaaaagaaatttacctGAGAGTTctaaaacaaccaatttttttcattaatgtatatttgaataaaaatgtttcattgaaaacaacataaaatgTTTGTTGTTTGCTTCTGAAACATCCCATGTTAAAGATCCCAAAAATATGTCCAAATTGAAAAGGAATTTACATTTCATTAATGAAGCTGTGCTGGTTATGCTTGTGTTGGCTGATCttctgtgctgttgttgctttCCTCTGTGTCCCAAAAAATGTTGTTGGTTGCTGTTCTTTTGCTTAAACGATGATTGCTGTTGCAACTGTTGAGATTTGTTGAGTTTGGTTGTTGGTTACTTCTGACATTTCTACATTCAAATCCCCTTCTTCATATCCCCCTGCATACCTAATGAGTTCCACAAGCTGATTCATTTTTTCTGTACttagctttgtgaataaatattgaagtgaaTCCACAACCAATTATTTGTCAATAGTGAGGTAATCTGGTAAAGTCCCTTCCCTTGCTGCCTTTGTTTTGTTTATGTGAGGAATGTGATAGTCAAACCCCCCCTGTTTTTTCATGACCTCTACATACAAGCTTGTAAAGTTATGAATACAAACCTTAAACATTGTGGACTCAGATTTTGAAATGCATTATTCACAGCCTTAAGCAACTCTTTAACATTGTAAGCTGATTTTTGATATtgcaaagcttgaattgatctaaaaaaacctaaatctaGCACGTTCATATCAGGGGAAtttggaggttgttgcactaattGTATATTA of the Amaranthus tricolor cultivar Red isolate AtriRed21 chromosome 6, ASM2621246v1, whole genome shotgun sequence genome contains:
- the LOC130814832 gene encoding uncharacterized protein LOC130814832 isoform X2, with the protein product MKTSYTGIWPFITQEPAKRSSKNKKRGEMETKPIQSITKEHIREMLITNVLPTIRAKWPAELSKHIYIQQDNAKPHIAHNDRGFLEEAMKDGFNIQLVQQPPNSPDMNVLDLGFFRSIQALQYQKSAYNVKELLKAVNNAFQNLSPQCLRYAGGYEEGDLNVEMSEVTNNQTQQISTVATAIIV